One genomic region from Sparus aurata chromosome 15, fSpaAur1.1, whole genome shotgun sequence encodes:
- the kcnk1b gene encoding potassium channel subfamily K member 1b, with amino-acid sequence MLQSLASNSCVRLIQSHKSTWYFASLVLGYLLYLVFGAVVFSSVELPYEDRLRQELRAIKKQFLQDNDCLSEERLERFLKEALEASNYGVSILNNASANWNWDFTSALFFASTVLSTTGYGHTAPLSDGGKAFCIIYSVIGIPFTLLFLTAVVQRIMVFSTRRPVMYIHTHWGFSKPLVAIVHATLLATLAVSCFFLIPAAIFSALEENWNFLESFYFCFISLSTIGLGDYVPGEAVNQKFRELYKVGITVYLILGLIVMLVVLETFCELQQLKQLRKMFYLKKEKPQDRLAILEHDHLSFTTVSKRAQHEDKTHPFVSVSTLGSPNDDPMIQ; translated from the exons ATGCTCCAGTCTCTAGCCAGCAATTCGTGTGTGCGGTTGATACAGAGTCACAAATCGACGTGGTATTTTGCATCTCTGGTGTTGGGGTACCTGCTATATCTCGTGTTCGGCGCTGTTGTGTTTTCGTCGGTCGAGTTGCCGTATGAAGACCGCCTGCGTCAGGAGCTGAGGGCCATTAAGAAACAGTTTCTCCAGGACAACGACTGTCTGTCGGAGGAGCGTCTCGAACGCTTCCTAAAAGAAGCCCTGGAGGCCAGTAATTATGGGGTTTCCATCCTCAACAACGCCTCGGCCAACTGGAACTGGGACTTCACCTCTGCGCTGTTTTTCGCCAGCACCGTCCTGTCCACCACAG GATATGGTCATACAGCACCCCTGTCAGATGGCGGGAAGGCCTTCTGCATCATCTACTCAGTGATCGGTATCCCCTTCACACTGCTCTTCCTTACTGCTGTGGTGCAAAGGATCATGGTGTTCAGCACGCGGAGGCCAGTCATGTACATCCACACGCACTGGGGCTTCTCCAAGCCACTGGTGGCCATCGTTCACGCCACTCTGCTCGCCACGCTGGCCGTCTCGTGCTTCTTCCTCAtccctgctgccatcttctCTGCACTGGAGGAGAACTGGAACTTCCTGGAGTCCTTCTACTTCTGCTTTATTTCCCTCAGCACCATCGGTCTAGGAGACTACGTACCTGGAGAGGCTGTGAATCAGAAGTTCAGGGAGCTCTACAAAGTGGGCATCACCG tctATCTTATCCTGGGCCTGATAGTCatgctggtggtgctggagaCCTTCTgcgagctgcagcagctgaagcagctgagGAAGATGTTCTACCTGAAGAAGGAGAAGCCGCAGGACCGCCTCGCCATCTTGGAGCATGATCACTTGTCCTTCACTACTGTGTCCAAAAGAGCCCAGCATGAGGATAAAACCCATCCGTTTGTTAGTGTCTCGACTCTGGGCTCTCCCAACGACGATCCCATGATCCAGTAA